A single window of Nocardioides baekrokdamisoli DNA harbors:
- a CDS encoding ArnT family glycosyltransferase, with translation MTSTLPPPEPSTRARWERPAHLGLLLSTAVLYVWNLSASGWANSFYSAAVQAGSVSWKAFFFGSSDAANSITVDKPPASLWPMELSVRIFGLNSWAILIPEALMGVATVAIVYASVRRYFSAQAALFAGAALALTPVAALMFKFNNPDAMLALLLTAATALTVKAIGTGKARWLVWAGVAIGFGFLTKQLQAFLVLPALIVVYAYAAPHPFLVRVRHLLYAFGAMIVAGGWWVAIVELVPASDRPYIGGSQTNDFLNLTFGYNGLGRITGSETGSVTPGGGGAGRGMWGVTGLWRLFENEIGGQIAWLLPAALALTLVALWVTRAAPRTDARRALVLAYSVSMLTTAIAFSFMAGIFHAYYTVALAPGIAVAVAVGGELLWERREAWWARIVAAAVVLGSAWWAWILLDRASGWNPWVKVLAVVLAVVASALIVLGSKVRIATAGAVLVAMAAVLVAPTAYSLETVGVGHSGSIVTAGPTVASGMGGPGGGGGMRGGRGFAGGTPPAGRMMAAGHMPPMPTGGQMPAFPGGQVGTQAGATRGGFGVGGGLLNSSSVSAELRTLLEQNGTTYTWVAAAVGSNEASGYQLATQFPVMPIGGFNGSDPSPTLAQFQAYVAAKKIHYFLGGHGIAGGMGIGRSNGGSNVSSQISTWVEAHFTAKTVGGVTLYDLTTPKA, from the coding sequence ATGACATCAACACTGCCCCCTCCCGAGCCGTCCACTCGGGCCCGCTGGGAACGCCCGGCACATCTCGGCCTGCTCCTGTCGACGGCGGTCCTCTACGTCTGGAACCTGTCGGCCAGCGGATGGGCGAACTCGTTCTACTCCGCGGCCGTCCAGGCCGGATCGGTCAGCTGGAAGGCGTTCTTCTTCGGTTCCAGCGACGCCGCCAACTCGATCACCGTCGACAAGCCGCCGGCCAGCCTCTGGCCGATGGAACTCTCGGTCCGCATCTTCGGCCTGAACTCCTGGGCCATCCTCATTCCCGAGGCTCTGATGGGCGTCGCGACAGTTGCGATCGTGTACGCCTCGGTCCGGCGGTACTTCTCCGCGCAGGCCGCCCTCTTCGCGGGTGCTGCGCTGGCACTCACTCCCGTCGCGGCGCTCATGTTCAAGTTCAACAACCCTGACGCGATGCTGGCTCTGCTGCTCACAGCGGCGACCGCGCTGACCGTCAAGGCCATCGGCACCGGCAAGGCACGCTGGCTGGTCTGGGCCGGCGTCGCGATCGGCTTCGGGTTCCTCACCAAACAGTTGCAGGCGTTCCTGGTGCTCCCGGCCCTGATCGTCGTTTACGCGTACGCCGCTCCGCACCCGTTCCTCGTCCGGGTCAGGCACTTGCTGTACGCGTTCGGCGCGATGATCGTCGCCGGCGGCTGGTGGGTGGCGATCGTCGAACTGGTCCCGGCGTCCGATCGGCCCTACATCGGTGGCTCCCAGACCAACGACTTCCTCAACCTGACCTTCGGCTACAACGGGCTCGGTCGGATCACCGGCAGCGAGACCGGCAGTGTCACGCCGGGTGGCGGTGGTGCCGGCCGTGGCATGTGGGGTGTGACCGGGCTGTGGCGCCTGTTCGAGAACGAGATCGGCGGACAGATCGCCTGGTTGCTGCCGGCGGCGCTGGCACTCACGCTGGTCGCCCTGTGGGTCACTCGAGCGGCGCCGCGTACCGATGCCCGTCGGGCCCTGGTCCTCGCCTACAGCGTGTCGATGCTGACGACCGCGATCGCGTTCAGCTTCATGGCCGGGATCTTCCACGCCTACTACACGGTCGCTCTAGCGCCCGGGATCGCCGTCGCGGTGGCGGTCGGCGGCGAACTCCTCTGGGAGCGCCGCGAGGCGTGGTGGGCCCGGATCGTCGCGGCGGCAGTCGTGCTCGGCAGCGCGTGGTGGGCGTGGATCCTGCTGGATCGCGCCTCGGGTTGGAACCCGTGGGTCAAGGTCCTCGCCGTCGTCCTAGCGGTGGTCGCCTCGGCTCTGATCGTGCTGGGGTCGAAGGTGCGGATCGCGACCGCTGGCGCGGTCCTTGTGGCGATGGCCGCTGTGCTGGTCGCCCCCACCGCGTACAGCCTGGAGACTGTGGGGGTCGGGCACTCCGGCTCGATCGTCACCGCCGGTCCGACGGTTGCCTCCGGTATGGGCGGCCCGGGTGGCGGGGGCGGGATGCGCGGCGGGCGAGGCTTCGCGGGAGGTACGCCGCCGGCGGGCCGGATGATGGCAGCTGGGCACATGCCACCCATGCCGACCGGCGGTCAGATGCCGGCCTTCCCTGGCGGGCAGGTGGGTACGCAGGCCGGCGCGACGCGGGGCGGGTTCGGCGTCGGGGGCGGGCTGCTCAACAGTTCCAGCGTCAGCGCGGAACTGAGGACGCTGCTGGAGCAGAACGGCACGACGTACACCTGGGTGGCTGCCGCGGTCGGCTCCAACGAGGCCTCCGGCTACCAACTCGCGACGCAGTTCCCAGTGATGCCGATCGGTGGTTTCAACGGCTCCGACCCCTCACCGACGCTCGCGCAGTTCCAGGCGTACGTGGCCGCCAAGAAGATTCACTACTTCTTGGGCGGGCACGGCATTGCGGGTGGGATGGGGATCGGCCGGTCGAACGGCGGCAGCAATGTCTCCTCGCAGATCAGCACCTGGGTCGAGGCGCACTTCACCGCGAAGACGGTTGGCGGGGTGACGCTCTACGACCTCACCACGCCCAAGGCCTGA
- the nudC gene encoding NAD(+) diphosphatase — MDPASYVLASHDRAAHLRADPVEADVWITVGNGRVRVSNGRLDRGDTSAGGADVFLGVIDGTRVAASVVERIEPKEEAVDLRAGFGLLDTAEIGLAAHAVAMARWIEATRFCAKCGHALTLTKGGHIALCASCSTEHYPRTDSAVIMALTDQDDRLLLARNTAWPAGMMSVLAGFVEPGESLEDAVRREIAEEVGLHATDVEYVGSQPWPFPSSIMLGFAARTSEVEITIDPTEIAEARWFTRAELQQAVKEDGLWVPPRGVSISTHLIERWYGGPV, encoded by the coding sequence GTGGATCCCGCCTCGTACGTCCTTGCCTCCCACGATCGCGCCGCTCATCTGCGCGCCGATCCGGTCGAGGCTGATGTCTGGATCACCGTCGGCAACGGTCGAGTCCGGGTTTCGAACGGCCGGTTGGATCGCGGCGATACGTCGGCAGGCGGCGCTGATGTGTTCCTCGGAGTGATCGACGGCACCCGAGTCGCAGCCAGCGTGGTGGAACGGATCGAGCCGAAGGAGGAGGCCGTCGACCTGCGGGCAGGCTTCGGTCTGCTCGACACCGCCGAGATCGGCCTTGCCGCACACGCCGTCGCGATGGCCCGCTGGATCGAGGCGACCAGATTCTGCGCCAAGTGCGGTCATGCCCTCACTCTCACCAAGGGCGGCCACATCGCCCTGTGCGCGAGCTGCTCCACGGAGCACTACCCGCGTACCGACTCCGCCGTCATCATGGCGCTGACCGATCAGGACGACCGGCTCCTGTTGGCCCGCAACACCGCCTGGCCCGCCGGGATGATGTCGGTGCTCGCCGGCTTCGTGGAGCCCGGTGAATCGCTGGAGGACGCCGTACGCCGAGAGATCGCCGAGGAGGTCGGCCTCCACGCGACTGACGTCGAGTACGTCGGGAGCCAGCCGTGGCCGTTCCCGAGTTCGATCATGTTGGGCTTCGCGGCGCGTACGTCCGAGGTCGAGATCACCATCGACCCCACCGAGATCGCCGAGGCGCGCTGGTTCACCCGCGCGGAGCTGCAGCAGGCCGTCAAGGAGGACGGCCTCTGGGTGCCTCCGCGCGGTGTCTCGATCTCCACGCATCTCATCGAACGCTGGTACGGCGGCCCGGTCTGA
- a CDS encoding alpha/beta fold hydrolase gives MDYTEQTAWRDIQAHLPADFQLTPATMPDTEWWSHNGHRIHLDTYRNPDAKVKVILFHGVGTNGRQMTTILGRPLAARGHETIAIDMPTYGVTEVAAHALVTYDDWVQIGSDLIDRELARDDRPIVLYGLSAGGMETFHVAAVNAKVHGIVGMTFLDQRVPQVARETAFDPVTGAIGGRLMRLLARTPLRRLRLPMRLVSKMRALVNDKAALRTCLKDKTSAGNSASVAFLDSYLNYQPAMEPEDFDVCPILLTQPAADRWTPKYLSDLVLDRVRKVPVSVVELENGSHYPIEETALRQMVDAVDAFVAGVG, from the coding sequence GTGGATTACACGGAGCAGACCGCGTGGCGCGACATCCAGGCCCACCTGCCGGCCGACTTCCAGCTCACGCCGGCGACCATGCCGGACACCGAGTGGTGGTCGCACAACGGCCACCGCATTCATCTGGACACTTATCGCAACCCCGACGCGAAGGTGAAGGTGATCCTCTTCCACGGCGTCGGCACCAACGGTCGTCAGATGACCACGATCCTCGGCCGACCACTCGCCGCACGCGGTCACGAGACCATCGCCATCGACATGCCGACGTACGGCGTCACCGAGGTCGCTGCCCATGCGCTCGTGACCTACGACGACTGGGTGCAGATCGGGTCCGATCTGATCGACCGCGAACTCGCCCGCGACGATCGTCCGATCGTCCTCTACGGCCTGTCAGCGGGCGGAATGGAGACCTTCCACGTGGCTGCGGTCAACGCCAAGGTCCACGGGATCGTCGGGATGACGTTCCTCGATCAGCGAGTGCCGCAGGTCGCCCGCGAGACAGCGTTCGACCCGGTGACCGGTGCCATCGGCGGCAGGCTGATGCGGCTGCTGGCGCGTACTCCGCTGCGTCGGCTGCGGTTGCCGATGCGTCTGGTCAGCAAGATGCGGGCGCTGGTGAACGACAAGGCCGCGCTGCGTACGTGCTTGAAGGACAAGACCTCGGCAGGCAATTCGGCTTCCGTCGCGTTCCTCGACTCCTACCTGAACTACCAGCCTGCGATGGAGCCTGAGGACTTCGATGTCTGCCCGATCCTGCTCACCCAGCCGGCCGCGGATCGGTGGACGCCGAAGTACCTCTCCGATCTCGTGCTGGACCGGGTCCGCAAGGTCCCGGTGAGCGTCGTGGAGCTCGAGAACGGCAGTCACTACCCGATCGAGGAGACGGCGCTGCGACAGATGGTCGACGCTGTGGACGCGTTCGTCGCCGGTGTCGGATAG
- a CDS encoding phosphoenolpyruvate carboxykinase (GTP) — protein sequence MVDVQSVLADAGLTNPHVVEFVTYWAGITQPDRVEVVSASDDARLLEESLAAGELLPVSGDRYFSRSYYKDTARSEERTVVATSNPADKGIYNNWKPAEDTVATLTERMTGQSKGKTMYVIPYLMAPQGSPLEAYAAGVELTDSRPVVQQMIRMSRVGVHYINELADQSSFVKAVHVTGDLPNLGQGTADDQRLFATVADQRTILHFGSSYGGNALLGKIAHGLRQACYDGRASGKFLAEQFLLLGIKDKETGKTFHVVGGFPSASGKTNLSMTMSPDELGDRYEVTFYGDDIAWIWVDEDGKLRAFNPENGVFGVAKDTNEATNPGAVDAIVPGTGAIFTNVAYNEKTQDVWWEGKTKHHPDDLDGWIDWKGERIAARNPDEAGDPWAHPNSRFTTTIAHVPNAADDYNDPAGVVVDAIIFGGRTRDREPLIRAITDVAEGVYDGMTLGAEATFAAEGVEGMLRYDPMSMRPFMAYEEGDYAGHWLKIIGEATVKPIFAHVNWFQRGTDGHFLWNGYRDNVRALLWLWKFQNGEVKGNPTAVGVIPTADELNVDGMSFQPGDLETLLSIDVDRWKQEMGFREEHLKQFNLPEAIWEAHRRVAGDLDKA from the coding sequence ATGGTTGACGTTCAGTCTGTGCTCGCTGATGCGGGCCTGACCAACCCCCACGTCGTCGAGTTCGTGACCTACTGGGCCGGTATCACCCAGCCCGACCGTGTCGAGGTCGTCAGCGCCTCCGACGACGCGCGCCTGCTCGAGGAGTCCCTCGCAGCCGGTGAGTTGCTTCCGGTTTCGGGTGACCGCTACTTCTCCCGCTCGTACTACAAGGACACCGCCCGCTCCGAGGAGCGCACGGTCGTCGCCACGAGCAACCCGGCCGACAAGGGCATCTACAACAACTGGAAGCCCGCCGAGGACACCGTCGCCACGCTCACCGAGCGGATGACCGGTCAGTCCAAGGGCAAGACCATGTACGTGATCCCGTACCTGATGGCTCCGCAGGGCAGCCCGCTGGAGGCGTACGCCGCCGGCGTCGAGCTGACTGACAGCCGACCGGTCGTGCAGCAGATGATCCGGATGTCGCGCGTCGGTGTGCACTACATCAACGAGCTCGCGGACCAGTCCTCGTTCGTCAAGGCCGTGCACGTCACGGGCGACCTGCCGAACCTCGGCCAGGGCACTGCCGACGACCAGCGTCTCTTCGCGACCGTCGCCGACCAGCGAACGATCCTGCACTTCGGCTCCTCGTACGGCGGCAACGCGCTTCTGGGCAAGATCGCCCACGGTCTGCGTCAGGCCTGCTACGACGGCCGCGCCTCGGGCAAGTTCCTGGCCGAGCAGTTCCTGCTCCTGGGGATCAAGGACAAGGAGACCGGCAAGACGTTCCACGTCGTCGGTGGTTTCCCGTCGGCCTCGGGCAAGACCAACCTGTCGATGACGATGTCGCCCGACGAGCTCGGTGACCGGTACGAGGTCACCTTCTACGGCGACGACATCGCCTGGATCTGGGTCGACGAGGACGGCAAGCTCCGCGCGTTCAACCCGGAGAACGGCGTCTTCGGTGTCGCCAAGGACACCAACGAGGCCACCAACCCCGGCGCCGTCGACGCGATCGTGCCGGGCACCGGCGCCATCTTCACCAACGTCGCGTACAACGAGAAGACGCAGGACGTGTGGTGGGAGGGCAAGACCAAGCACCACCCGGACGACCTCGACGGCTGGATCGACTGGAAGGGCGAGCGCATCGCAGCCCGCAACCCGGACGAAGCCGGCGACCCGTGGGCGCACCCGAACAGCCGCTTCACCACGACCATCGCGCACGTCCCGAACGCTGCCGATGACTACAACGACCCGGCCGGTGTCGTCGTTGACGCGATCATCTTCGGTGGGCGTACGCGTGACCGCGAGCCGCTGATCCGCGCGATCACCGACGTCGCCGAGGGTGTGTACGACGGTATGACGCTCGGCGCCGAGGCGACGTTCGCCGCGGAGGGTGTCGAGGGCATGCTGCGCTACGACCCGATGTCGATGCGTCCGTTCATGGCGTACGAAGAGGGCGACTACGCCGGCCACTGGCTGAAGATCATCGGTGAAGCCACGGTCAAGCCGATCTTCGCGCACGTCAACTGGTTCCAGCGCGGCACCGACGGCCACTTCCTGTGGAACGGCTACCGCGACAACGTCCGCGCGCTGCTGTGGCTGTGGAAGTTCCAGAACGGCGAGGTCAAGGGCAACCCGACCGCCGTTGGTGTCATTCCGACTGCGGACGAGCTCAACGTCGACGGCATGTCCTTCCAGCCCGGCGACCTCGAGACGCTGCTCTCGATCGACGTCGACCGCTGGAAGCAGGAGATGGGCTTCCGCGAGGAGCACCTCAAGCAGTTCAACCTGCCGGAGGCGATCTGGGAGGCCCACCGCCGCGTGGCGGGCGACCTCGACAAGGCCTGA
- a CDS encoding COG4705 family protein: MRQFVAPKVPAVLLFFWVTKLLTTGIGEAAADFMANDSVVIAAGIGLIGFAAALLWQFRSNTYHPIRYWITVLMVAVFGTMVADGPHKLLGTPYWLNALGCFVALVAVFAIWHRSEGTLSVHSIVTELREAYYWLAVLLTFGLGTALGDLTASTFHLGYGGSILLFAGAILVPLVAWRGGVNSVLCFWAAYVLTRPLGASVADWLGKPAAKTGLGWGDGTVTIIGLVLFAGLVAYAAITHSDEDHEAAAAQYAELANSGA; encoded by the coding sequence GTGCGCCAGTTCGTAGCCCCGAAGGTCCCCGCCGTCCTCCTGTTCTTCTGGGTGACGAAGCTGCTCACCACGGGGATCGGCGAGGCGGCCGCAGACTTCATGGCCAACGACAGCGTGGTCATCGCCGCGGGCATCGGTCTGATCGGGTTCGCCGCTGCGCTGCTGTGGCAGTTCCGGTCGAACACGTACCACCCGATCCGCTACTGGATCACGGTGCTCATGGTCGCAGTCTTCGGCACGATGGTGGCCGACGGTCCCCACAAGCTCCTCGGGACCCCGTACTGGCTGAACGCGCTCGGCTGTTTCGTGGCTCTCGTCGCTGTGTTCGCCATCTGGCACCGCTCCGAGGGCACCCTGTCGGTCCACTCGATCGTGACCGAACTCCGGGAGGCGTACTACTGGCTCGCGGTCCTGCTCACCTTCGGCCTCGGCACCGCGCTCGGCGACCTGACCGCGTCGACGTTCCACCTCGGGTACGGCGGGTCGATCCTGTTGTTCGCGGGAGCGATCCTGGTCCCGCTCGTCGCCTGGCGCGGCGGGGTGAACAGCGTGCTCTGCTTCTGGGCGGCGTACGTGCTGACCAGGCCGCTCGGTGCCAGCGTCGCCGACTGGCTCGGCAAGCCGGCCGCGAAGACCGGCCTCGGATGGGGCGACGGCACCGTGACGATCATCGGTCTGGTCCTGTTCGCTGGGCTGGTGGCGTACGCGGCGATCACCCACAGCGACGAGGATCATGAGGCTGCGGCGGCGCAGTACGCGGAGCTCGCGAACTCCGGGGCGTAG
- a CDS encoding DedA family protein has protein sequence MTHLLERLLNVPDWVVLTVVFLLPAAEAAILLGMFIPGEIALILGGVAASVGHVSVLWVLVCGVLGAIIGDSIGYFVGERWGIQLLHSTLGRKVPIEKLDAARAFIARRGGRAVFIGRFTAALRALVPGLAGMSGVPYRVFLPWNIAGGAVWACGSVGLGYAAGTSWELAAHYASIFGATVLGLVAVAVALTWWRHKRSLG, from the coding sequence GTGACCCACCTGCTGGAGCGGCTGCTGAACGTGCCCGACTGGGTCGTTCTGACGGTGGTCTTCCTGCTCCCTGCGGCCGAGGCGGCGATCCTGCTCGGCATGTTCATTCCCGGCGAGATCGCGCTGATCCTCGGTGGTGTGGCCGCGTCGGTCGGGCACGTCTCGGTGCTCTGGGTCCTGGTCTGCGGTGTGCTCGGGGCGATCATCGGCGATTCGATCGGCTACTTCGTGGGGGAGCGCTGGGGTATTCAGTTGCTGCATTCCACGCTCGGGCGCAAGGTCCCTATCGAGAAGCTCGATGCGGCTCGCGCCTTCATCGCCAGGCGTGGCGGTCGCGCGGTCTTCATCGGACGGTTCACCGCGGCGCTCCGGGCCCTGGTGCCGGGCCTGGCGGGGATGTCCGGCGTCCCGTACCGGGTCTTCCTGCCGTGGAACATCGCCGGCGGTGCGGTGTGGGCGTGCGGATCGGTCGGGTTGGGGTACGCCGCCGGTACGAGTTGGGAGCTCGCCGCGCACTACGCCTCGATCTTCGGGGCGACTGTCCTCGGGCTGGTGGCGGTGGCAGTTGCGCTGACTTGGTGGCGCCACAAGCGGAGCCTTGGCTAG
- a CDS encoding DUF805 domain-containing protein gives MSYPPPPPLQPMYSADSSALRGASFGQAVQRFWTKYATFDGRASRSEFWYSVLFGVLVSIVFDVLELASNAFYFLAIIYVLAALVPNIAIGARRLHDIGKSGWWQLIALTCVGIIVLIVWFATAEKAEGDKYNV, from the coding sequence GTGAGCTATCCCCCTCCTCCGCCCCTCCAGCCGATGTACTCGGCCGACTCCAGCGCGCTTCGTGGCGCGAGCTTCGGACAGGCAGTCCAGCGCTTCTGGACGAAGTACGCGACGTTCGACGGTCGGGCGAGCCGGTCGGAGTTCTGGTACTCCGTCCTGTTCGGTGTGCTCGTCAGCATTGTGTTTGATGTCCTGGAGTTGGCGAGCAACGCCTTCTATTTCCTCGCGATCATCTATGTTCTCGCAGCGCTCGTGCCGAACATCGCCATCGGTGCGCGCCGCCTCCACGACATCGGCAAGTCGGGCTGGTGGCAGTTGATCGCGCTCACGTGCGTCGGCATCATCGTCCTCATCGTCTGGTTCGCCACCGCCGAAAAGGCTGAGGGCGACAAGTACAACGTGTGA
- the recC gene encoding exodeoxyribonuclease V subunit gamma — MTIHLHRASRTDQLAEGLGELLATPLADPFATDVVVVPTHGVERWLSQRLADRLGVCAGVDFKTPWSLFAALRDDDDPWSPDAIVWPLLDVIDESLGEDWAAPLAHHLGEDREGEERELRRGRRFATARRLSRLFGAYATQRPSLIVDWAAGKDTDGAGSVLPTDLAWQPRLWRALAGRMEAVPPHVRQAEAIRQLREEPGASDLPPRLSLFGHTRMSVVDAELVGALGVHRDVHLWLPHPSAPMWESLQDLSGSVARADDRSHERLGHPLLRSLGRDVRELQRTVGPIADEVSVLPDPAATDTLLGWLQSDLRADAVSTPRTLTADDRSVQIHGCHGPARQVEVLREVLLGLLADDPTLEPRDIVVMCPDVEAYAPLILSVFGSDGTHPAGRLRLSLADRAADQINPLLDVLMRLVDLADGRAAADVLLDLAAAAPVRRRFGWDDSDLETLEAWVREAGIRWGFDVAHRAEFGLGEFVSNTWEFGLDRLALGAAMSADSRAWVDRTLPLDAVGSADLETAGRVMEFVDRVQMAADSLRGYGTASDWRDSLERALDAIASPTDTWQRGHVQRTLRERLPATSAHLQLADVRALLADAFAGRPTRSSFRTGAITVCTMAPMRSVPHRVVCVVGIDDGVFPRVGITDGDDVLARAPRTGERDVRSEDRQLLLDAVMAATQTLVITYTGADVHSGQTRPPSVPLGELLDALDDTATAAGGRASEVVTRHHPLQPHDARNFASTAPFSFDRVALAAAQASVGVRTRHLKPVDDQLPAETGDINLADLVAFFGGPTRAYFKQRLEVTLPRDEEPLDVAIPIEAVGLDEWSIGDCVLRDLLSGASIEDVRQREWRRGALPPGRLGWRRLTEIIENALPVARGIVGHRQSEPRVVDVDVDLGAGRRLRGSVADLYGHRIAAASYSRLNGKARLQSWVRLLALTAADPDHAWASVTVGRGRGGTAEMSQFGHLDHRADEWLRELIAVFDAGRRQPIPLPLKSSYAYAEQRHSRRSVEDAIKRADTYWYADQKFNRPGERDEPVAVAAWGHGATLLDFGPPLPGEEFPGETTRFGALAMRVWSPLFAAEVGR, encoded by the coding sequence GTGACCATCCACCTCCATCGCGCATCGCGGACGGATCAACTCGCCGAGGGTCTCGGCGAACTCCTCGCGACGCCGCTCGCGGATCCGTTTGCGACCGATGTGGTGGTCGTGCCGACCCACGGTGTGGAGCGGTGGCTCTCCCAGCGGTTGGCCGATCGGCTCGGCGTCTGCGCCGGGGTCGACTTCAAGACTCCGTGGTCGTTGTTCGCAGCACTGCGTGACGACGACGATCCCTGGTCTCCCGACGCGATCGTGTGGCCCCTTCTCGACGTCATCGACGAATCCCTGGGTGAGGACTGGGCCGCGCCGCTGGCCCATCACCTCGGGGAGGACCGCGAGGGTGAGGAGCGCGAGCTGCGCCGCGGTCGGCGGTTCGCGACTGCGCGTCGGCTGAGTCGCTTGTTCGGTGCGTACGCGACGCAGCGACCGAGCCTGATCGTCGACTGGGCCGCGGGGAAGGACACAGACGGGGCCGGGTCCGTACTACCCACGGATCTTGCCTGGCAGCCGCGATTGTGGCGGGCTCTGGCTGGACGGATGGAGGCGGTTCCGCCGCACGTACGCCAGGCGGAAGCAATCCGCCAACTGCGCGAGGAGCCCGGGGCGAGTGACCTTCCGCCGCGGCTGTCACTGTTCGGCCACACCCGGATGTCCGTGGTCGATGCCGAACTGGTCGGGGCCCTGGGCGTGCATCGCGACGTGCACCTCTGGCTGCCGCACCCCTCAGCGCCGATGTGGGAGTCACTGCAGGACCTGAGCGGGTCCGTCGCTCGTGCGGACGACCGATCGCATGAACGCCTGGGCCACCCGTTGTTGCGGTCGCTCGGCCGTGACGTCCGGGAGCTGCAGCGCACCGTCGGCCCGATCGCCGACGAGGTCTCGGTGTTGCCTGACCCGGCCGCGACGGACACGTTGCTCGGCTGGTTGCAGAGTGACCTCCGCGCGGATGCCGTGTCGACACCGCGGACCCTGACGGCCGACGACCGATCGGTCCAGATCCACGGCTGCCACGGGCCGGCTCGTCAGGTCGAGGTTCTCCGTGAGGTCCTGCTCGGACTTCTCGCCGACGATCCGACGCTCGAGCCGCGCGACATCGTGGTGATGTGCCCGGATGTGGAGGCGTACGCCCCGCTGATCCTGTCGGTCTTCGGCTCTGACGGCACCCACCCGGCAGGTCGACTGCGACTCAGCCTTGCCGACCGCGCCGCGGACCAGATCAACCCACTGCTGGACGTCCTGATGCGACTGGTCGACCTGGCCGACGGCAGGGCAGCCGCGGACGTGTTGCTCGACCTCGCTGCGGCGGCCCCTGTGCGGCGCCGGTTCGGCTGGGACGACAGCGATCTGGAAACGCTGGAGGCCTGGGTGCGCGAAGCCGGGATCCGCTGGGGATTCGACGTGGCCCACCGCGCCGAGTTCGGCCTCGGTGAGTTCGTGTCGAACACCTGGGAGTTCGGTCTGGACCGGCTCGCGCTGGGCGCAGCGATGTCCGCGGACTCGCGGGCGTGGGTCGACCGCACCCTGCCTCTCGACGCGGTCGGCAGTGCGGATCTGGAGACTGCCGGTCGGGTGATGGAATTCGTCGACCGGGTCCAGATGGCTGCGGACTCGCTTCGTGGTTACGGGACCGCCTCCGACTGGCGCGACTCACTCGAACGAGCTCTGGACGCGATCGCGTCACCCACCGACACCTGGCAGCGAGGCCATGTGCAGCGGACGCTGCGTGAGCGGCTTCCAGCAACGAGCGCCCATCTCCAGTTGGCGGATGTACGCGCGCTGCTCGCCGACGCCTTCGCCGGTCGACCGACCCGCTCGAGTTTCCGAACTGGGGCGATCACGGTCTGCACGATGGCTCCGATGCGGTCGGTGCCGCACCGCGTCGTCTGTGTCGTCGGCATCGACGACGGTGTGTTCCCCCGCGTCGGCATCACGGATGGCGACGACGTCCTGGCTCGGGCCCCACGGACCGGTGAGCGCGACGTCCGCAGCGAGGACCGTCAACTGCTGCTCGACGCGGTGATGGCGGCGACTCAGACCCTGGTGATCACGTACACGGGCGCCGACGTCCACTCGGGTCAGACCCGTCCGCCGTCCGTCCCCCTCGGTGAACTGCTCGACGCTCTCGATGACACGGCCACGGCGGCCGGCGGCCGAGCGAGCGAGGTTGTCACTCGGCACCATCCGTTGCAGCCGCATGACGCGCGCAATTTCGCCTCGACCGCGCCCTTCAGCTTCGACCGGGTGGCCCTGGCGGCGGCACAGGCAAGCGTGGGCGTACGCACGCGCCACCTCAAGCCGGTGGATGACCAGCTGCCGGCGGAGACGGGCGACATCAACCTTGCGGATCTCGTCGCCTTCTTCGGAGGCCCGACGAGGGCGTACTTCAAGCAGCGTCTCGAGGTCACCCTGCCGCGGGACGAGGAGCCCCTCGACGTGGCCATCCCGATCGAGGCCGTCGGTCTGGATGAGTGGTCGATCGGCGACTGCGTGCTGCGCGATCTGCTGAGCGGTGCGTCGATCGAGGACGTACGCCAGCGGGAGTGGCGCCGGGGCGCGCTCCCACCGGGTCGACTCGGTTGGCGGCGGCTGACTGAGATCATCGAGAACGCCCTGCCCGTCGCCCGCGGGATCGTCGGGCACCGCCAGTCCGAGCCCCGGGTGGTCGATGTCGATGTCGATCTCGGGGCCGGTCGTCGGTTGCGCGGAAGCGTGGCGGATCTGTACGGCCACCGCATCGCGGCCGCGTCGTACTCACGTCTCAATGGCAAGGCTCGTCTGCAGTCCTGGGTCCGCCTCCTGGCTCTGACTGCCGCCGATCCCGATCACGCGTGGGCCTCCGTCACCGTCGGACGGGGTCGGGGCGGCACCGCGGAGATGTCCCAGTTCGGCCACCTCGACCACCGCGCCGACGAGTGGCTGCGCGAGCTGATTGCGGTGTTCGACGCGGGCAGGCGACAGCCGATCCCGCTGCCGTTGAAGAGTTCGTACGCCTATGCCGAGCAGCGACACAGTCGCCGGTCGGTCGAGGATGCCATCAAGCGCGCCGACACGTACTGGTACGCAGACCAGAAGTTCAACCGCCCGGGCGAGCGGGACGAGCCGGTGGCCGTGGCTGCGTGGGGCCACGG